A single genomic interval of Dyella sp. GSA-30 harbors:
- a CDS encoding DUF4129 domain-containing protein, which yields MELERIGVVLRPRTSREAVDLGVAMLREHAVAVWSAWFALTLPIAVICIALGSLVGLPWLGLLLLWWMLPLFDRLPVFVLSRAVFDRAPGWRETLRSQRKMPWGGTFASLSWRRFDTHRALRLPLELLEGLTGKQRGPRWRVLRRNISGSAAMLTYGCLLLELVLFFSVFLLIALFVPHELVSDPFGGLFRHNPQDSSESLSIFVSIVGYFAMSVIEPWYIASGFGLYLTRRTQLEAWDIDLAFRRMRHRLMNAGRALVLVLACLIFPQLSHAADEKKAAQPQQSVQLDKVFDPLKQGGDSAFGRAASQAYEDKRFGRPIKKLEWVPRQLFDESKPEKVNIEPPGVGNLFAGGINILLWSLLAAVVIVLIVFAIRHLRLRAPVIGKPSEKLHTSITELPAEAPLPDDLAGATRMLWRSGKRREALALLYRGCVEQVAAASHNDVPDDATEAECLRRARALHNEEHRQRAVAIVRTWQYAAYADRFPSEHEIDALLTGWPAQTGRVA from the coding sequence ATGGAACTTGAGCGGATCGGTGTCGTCCTGCGTCCACGCACGTCGCGCGAAGCGGTCGACCTCGGCGTGGCGATGCTGCGCGAGCATGCCGTTGCGGTGTGGTCGGCGTGGTTCGCTCTTACGCTGCCGATCGCAGTGATCTGTATCGCACTGGGCTCCCTGGTCGGATTGCCCTGGCTGGGTCTGCTGTTGTTGTGGTGGATGCTGCCCTTGTTCGACCGTTTGCCGGTGTTCGTGCTGTCGCGTGCGGTATTCGACCGCGCGCCGGGTTGGCGCGAAACCCTGCGCAGTCAGCGGAAAATGCCCTGGGGCGGTACCTTCGCATCGTTGAGCTGGCGTCGCTTCGATACCCACCGCGCCTTGCGCCTGCCGCTGGAGTTGCTCGAAGGCCTTACCGGCAAGCAGCGTGGGCCGCGCTGGCGCGTATTGCGGCGAAATATCAGCGGCTCGGCCGCAATGCTCACCTACGGCTGCCTGCTATTGGAACTGGTGCTGTTCTTCAGCGTGTTTCTGTTGATCGCGCTGTTCGTGCCGCACGAGCTGGTTTCCGATCCGTTCGGTGGCCTGTTTCGTCACAACCCGCAGGATTCGTCGGAAAGCTTGTCGATCTTCGTGTCGATCGTCGGCTACTTCGCCATGAGCGTGATCGAGCCGTGGTATATCGCGTCGGGTTTCGGGCTTTACCTGACGCGGCGCACCCAACTCGAGGCCTGGGACATCGATCTCGCGTTTCGCCGCATGCGTCACCGGCTGATGAATGCCGGGCGCGCATTGGTGCTGGTGCTTGCCTGCTTGATCTTTCCGCAGCTATCGCATGCGGCCGACGAGAAAAAGGCGGCGCAACCGCAGCAAAGTGTACAGCTCGACAAGGTGTTCGATCCGCTGAAACAGGGCGGCGACAGCGCGTTCGGTCGGGCCGCGTCGCAGGCCTATGAAGACAAGCGCTTCGGACGGCCGATCAAGAAACTCGAATGGGTGCCGCGCCAGCTCTTCGATGAGTCCAAGCCCGAGAAAGTGAATATTGAGCCGCCCGGTGTCGGCAACCTCTTTGCCGGCGGCATAAATATCCTGCTGTGGTCGCTGTTGGCGGCGGTCGTCATCGTGCTGATTGTGTTTGCGATACGGCACCTGCGCCTGCGCGCCCCAGTCATCGGCAAGCCGAGCGAGAAGCTGCATACCAGCATCACGGAATTGCCTGCCGAAGCACCGCTTCCGGACGATCTGGCCGGCGCGACGCGCATGCTGTGGCGCAGTGGAAAGCGGCGCGAAGCGCTGGCCCTGCTGTATCGCGGTTGCGTCGAACAGGTTGCCGCCGCGTCCCATAACGACGTACCCGACGACGCCACCGAGGCCGAGTGCCTGCGGCGTGCACGTGCACTGCATAATGAAGAGCACCGTCAGCGTGCCGTGGCCATCGTGCGTACCTGGCAATACGCCGCTTACGCCGATCGTTTTCCCAGCGAGCATGAAATCGATGCGTTGCTGACCGGCTGGCCGGCGCAGACAGGACGGGTGGCATGA
- a CDS encoding GNAT family N-acetyltransferase, with the protein MSDTTFLIRLAEDDDDFILGLVPRFVDFPLPAWRRRHECIDGIRKDLLRHLEDEPANSYLFIAEDDSGERVGFIHLQKTQDFFTGRSNCHISDLAVVTAHEGRGVAKALLEHTQEWAREHRCQLITLAVLPGNERARALYEAAGFGTDLVRMAKPVH; encoded by the coding sequence ATGAGCGATACGACGTTTTTGATCCGCCTGGCCGAAGACGATGACGATTTCATTCTCGGCCTGGTTCCCCGCTTCGTCGATTTCCCGCTGCCCGCCTGGCGCCGCCGTCACGAATGCATCGATGGCATCCGCAAGGACCTGTTGCGCCATCTCGAAGACGAGCCCGCCAACAGCTACCTGTTCATCGCCGAAGACGATAGCGGTGAACGTGTCGGATTTATCCACCTGCAGAAGACGCAGGATTTCTTCACCGGCCGCAGCAATTGCCACATCTCCGACCTGGCCGTGGTCACGGCGCATGAAGGCCGGGGCGTGGCCAAGGCACTGCTGGAACATACCCAGGAGTGGGCACGCGAACACCGCTGCCAGTTGATTACCCTGGCCGTGCTACCGGGCAACGAGCGTGCCCGTGCGCTGTACGAAGCGGCCGGCTTCGGCACCGACCTGGTACGCATGGCCAAGCCGGTTCACTGA
- a CDS encoding stage II sporulation protein M gives MKQERFVALHTHEWDELEAWLRQVETRPNPTMRTPQAVSFPGTYRRLCHHLALARARGYSREVTERLQRIVDRGHRLLYRPPAPRWQRAATFLVAGFPRLVRKEWRCMALAAALLYLPALFCLVLVMIKPEFAHNVFGSKELNEFEQMYDPSNKHIGRSSGTDLGMFGYYIMNNVSIAFRTFASGLVFGIGAVYVLAMNGVILGALAGHLDNIGYGAPFWRFVVAHSSFELTAIMIAGGAGLRLGLTLLAPGRQRRGPAMVAAGWVGAQLALGAFAMLVVAAFIEAFWSSVASFPDWLKYGSAALLWALVVFWLWRGGARADDGT, from the coding sequence ATGAAACAGGAACGTTTCGTCGCGCTGCACACGCATGAGTGGGATGAACTCGAGGCCTGGTTGCGGCAGGTGGAGACACGCCCCAACCCGACCATGCGCACGCCTCAGGCGGTATCGTTTCCGGGCACATACAGACGTCTATGCCACCACTTGGCACTCGCCCGTGCACGCGGCTACAGCCGGGAAGTCACCGAACGGCTGCAACGTATCGTCGATCGTGGCCATCGTCTGCTCTATCGGCCACCCGCACCACGCTGGCAGCGCGCGGCGACGTTCCTGGTCGCCGGTTTTCCGCGTCTGGTACGCAAGGAATGGCGTTGCATGGCATTGGCTGCCGCGTTGCTTTATCTGCCGGCGCTGTTCTGCCTAGTGCTGGTGATGATCAAACCGGAGTTCGCGCACAACGTCTTCGGCAGCAAAGAGTTGAACGAATTCGAGCAGATGTACGACCCGAGCAACAAGCATATCGGTCGCAGCAGCGGTACCGATCTGGGCATGTTCGGCTACTACATCATGAACAATGTCAGCATCGCGTTTCGCACGTTCGCGTCCGGCCTGGTCTTCGGTATTGGCGCCGTCTATGTGCTGGCGATGAATGGTGTGATCCTGGGCGCCTTGGCCGGGCACCTGGACAATATCGGTTACGGCGCGCCGTTCTGGCGCTTCGTCGTCGCGCACTCCTCGTTCGAACTGACCGCGATCATGATCGCCGGCGGCGCCGGGTTACGGCTGGGGCTGACCTTGCTGGCGCCGGGCCGGCAGCGGCGCGGGCCGGCCATGGTGGCGGCCGGCTGGGTCGGTGCGCAGCTGGCCCTGGGCGCGTTTGCGATGCTGGTGGTTGCCGCCTTTATCGAAGCCTTCTGGTCGTCGGTCGCATCGTTCCCCGACTGGTTGAAATACGGTAGCGCTGCCTTGCTGTGGGCCTTGGTCGTGTTCTGGTTGTGGCGTGGCGGGGCGAGGGCCGACGATGGAACTTGA
- a CDS encoding RDD family protein produces MLDTIRQIETPEGVFLRLPAAGALPRAQAWMIDFAVRAAVFWAVMIPLSMFGRAGMGIGALIMFVLTWIYSVVCEVWFNGQTLGKRAMSLRVVSADGAPITLVPSVVRNLLRVVDMLPGVYGVGLASTLIDPYARRLGDVIAGSMVIHTAELHGGTQVPVVPAEVPPVGLSSEEQAAIVDFAERCPQLTPQRQRELADLLSPLTGQMGDAGVRRLVAYANYLLGRP; encoded by the coding sequence ATGCTCGACACCATCCGTCAGATCGAAACGCCCGAAGGCGTGTTTTTGCGGCTACCGGCAGCAGGTGCCTTGCCGCGGGCGCAGGCGTGGATGATCGATTTCGCCGTGCGCGCCGCGGTGTTCTGGGCGGTGATGATTCCCCTGTCCATGTTCGGGCGAGCCGGCATGGGTATCGGTGCCCTGATCATGTTCGTGCTGACCTGGATCTATTCGGTCGTTTGCGAGGTGTGGTTCAACGGGCAGACGCTGGGCAAGCGCGCGATGTCGCTGCGCGTTGTGAGTGCCGATGGTGCACCGATCACGCTGGTGCCGTCGGTCGTGCGAAATCTGCTGCGCGTGGTGGACATGCTCCCGGGCGTGTATGGCGTGGGGCTGGCAAGTACCTTGATCGATCCGTATGCGCGCCGGCTCGGCGATGTGATTGCCGGCAGCATGGTCATTCATACCGCCGAGCTGCATGGCGGTACGCAGGTACCGGTCGTTCCCGCGGAGGTGCCTCCGGTCGGTTTGTCCAGCGAAGAGCAGGCGGCCATCGTCGACTTCGCCGAACGCTGCCCGCAACTGACGCCGCAGCGGCAGCGCGAACTGGCCGATCTGTTATCGCCCTTGACCGGGCAGATGGGCGACGCCGGCGTGCGGCGTCTGGTCGCCTATGCGAACTATCTATTGGGGCGGCCATGA
- a CDS encoding SET domain-containing protein-lysine N-methyltransferase, which produces MTRRIVARRSPIHGNGVFAVDTIAKGEHVIEYKGTLMTDAEADKMYGDGGETGHTFLFTLNDEYIIDANRKGNTARWINHSCDPNCQALIDESESGDPRKDKVVIEAIRKIKPGEELTYDYGIVLDMPHTARLKKVWACRCGSPKCIGTMLKPKKK; this is translated from the coding sequence ATGACCCGACGCATTGTTGCCCGCCGCTCGCCCATCCATGGCAATGGCGTTTTTGCCGTGGATACCATCGCCAAGGGCGAGCACGTCATCGAATACAAAGGTACGTTGATGACCGACGCCGAGGCCGACAAGATGTACGGCGATGGCGGCGAGACGGGGCATACGTTCCTGTTCACGCTCAATGACGAATACATCATCGACGCCAACCGCAAGGGCAATACGGCGCGCTGGATCAACCACAGCTGCGACCCGAACTGCCAGGCGCTGATCGACGAAAGCGAGAGCGGCGACCCGCGCAAGGACAAGGTGGTGATCGAGGCGATCCGCAAGATCAAGCCCGGCGAAGAGCTCACCTACGACTACGGCATCGTGCTGGATATGCCGCATACCGCGCGCCTGAAAAAGGTTTGGGCCTGCCGCTGCGGCTCGCCCAAGTGCATTGGTACGATGCTCAAGCCGAAGAAAAAGTGA
- a CDS encoding acyl-CoA dehydrogenase C-terminal domain-containing protein, translating to MTIYKAPLDDLRFALYDVLGAEQKLTALQGGDGHTRDLLDAVLEEAGRLSEQVLAPTNGPGDEEGCRYDKATQTVTTPKGFKEAFRAFSDGGWAGLTQAEEFGGQALPNALGTATMEIFQAGNLAWSLYPLLSEGACHALEIHGTDAQKDEYLKPIVEGRWTGTMCLTEPQAGSDLGLLKTRAEPGENGSYRISGTKIFISAGEHDLAENIIHLVLARLPDAPAGSRGISMFIVPKFKVNGDGSLGARNAVAAGAIEHKMGIRGSATCVMNFDGAEGFLIGQPHKGLAAMFTMMNAARLSVGVQGLALAERALQNSLNYARERLQSRALSGPKFPDKPADNLLVQPDVRRMLLTQRAIVEGSRALLLYTALQTDIEGRANDEAERNKASELVAFLIPIAKGMVTELAQESTKEALQIYGGHGYIAENGVEQFVRDARIITLYEGTTGIQAADLLGRKILQLQGAGFKHFLGEIAGFCQQHAGNESIRPLIGQLSVIAKEWGEMTLKLAQRVQGNPEELGAAAVDYLYYSGYASLAYMWARSAAAAGSLSAASKQAKLDTANFYFSRILPRCLTHKAAIEAGVDTLPAVV from the coding sequence ATGACGATCTACAAGGCCCCGCTCGACGATCTGCGTTTTGCCCTTTATGACGTACTCGGCGCCGAGCAGAAGCTGACGGCTTTGCAGGGCGGCGACGGCCATACCCGCGATCTGCTCGATGCCGTGCTCGAAGAAGCCGGCCGTCTGAGCGAACAGGTGCTGGCGCCGACCAACGGCCCGGGCGACGAAGAAGGCTGTCGCTACGACAAGGCGACCCAGACCGTCACCACGCCCAAGGGCTTCAAGGAGGCATTCCGCGCCTTCTCCGACGGCGGCTGGGCCGGCCTGACCCAGGCCGAGGAATTTGGCGGCCAGGCATTGCCCAATGCGCTGGGCACCGCGACGATGGAAATCTTCCAGGCCGGTAACCTCGCATGGAGCCTGTATCCGCTGCTGTCCGAAGGCGCCTGCCACGCGCTGGAAATCCACGGCACCGATGCGCAGAAAGACGAATATCTCAAGCCGATCGTCGAAGGCCGCTGGACTGGCACCATGTGCCTGACCGAACCGCAGGCCGGCTCGGACCTGGGCCTGCTCAAGACCCGCGCGGAGCCCGGCGAGAATGGCAGCTATCGCATCAGCGGCACCAAGATCTTCATCAGCGCTGGCGAACACGACCTGGCCGAGAACATCATCCATCTCGTGCTGGCCCGTCTGCCCGACGCGCCGGCCGGCAGCCGTGGCATTTCGATGTTCATCGTGCCGAAGTTCAAGGTGAACGGCGACGGCTCGCTGGGCGCTCGCAACGCGGTCGCCGCCGGTGCGATCGAGCACAAGATGGGCATCCGCGGTTCGGCCACCTGCGTGATGAATTTCGACGGCGCCGAAGGCTTTTTGATCGGCCAGCCGCACAAGGGCCTGGCGGCCATGTTCACCATGATGAACGCAGCGCGCCTGTCGGTAGGTGTGCAAGGCTTGGCGCTGGCCGAGCGCGCGCTGCAGAACAGCCTCAACTATGCGCGCGAGCGTTTGCAGTCGCGTGCGCTGTCGGGTCCGAAATTCCCCGACAAGCCGGCCGACAACCTGCTGGTGCAGCCGGACGTGCGCCGCATGCTGCTGACCCAGCGCGCCATCGTCGAGGGCTCGCGTGCCCTGCTGCTCTACACCGCCCTGCAGACCGATATCGAAGGGCGCGCCAACGACGAAGCCGAGCGCAACAAGGCCAGCGAGCTGGTGGCGTTCCTGATCCCGATCGCCAAGGGCATGGTCACCGAGCTGGCGCAGGAAAGCACCAAGGAAGCGCTGCAGATCTACGGCGGCCACGGCTACATCGCCGAGAATGGCGTGGAGCAGTTCGTACGCGACGCGCGCATCATCACGCTGTACGAAGGCACCACCGGCATCCAGGCGGCTGATCTGCTCGGCCGCAAGATTCTTCAGCTGCAGGGCGCCGGCTTCAAGCACTTCCTCGGCGAGATCGCCGGTTTCTGCCAGCAGCATGCCGGCAACGAGTCGATCCGTCCGCTGATCGGCCAGCTCTCGGTCATAGCCAAGGAATGGGGCGAGATGACGCTCAAGCTCGCCCAGCGCGTGCAGGGGAACCCGGAAGAGCTCGGTGCCGCCGCCGTCGATTACCTGTACTACTCCGGCTATGCGTCGCTTGCCTACATGTGGGCACGCAGCGCGGCAGCAGCGGGCAGCCTGTCGGCAGCCAGCAAGCAGGCCAAGCTGGATACGGCGAACTTCTATTTCAGCCGCATCCTGCCGCGTTGCCTGACGCACAAGGCTGCGATCGAGGCCGGCGTGGATACGCTGCCTGCGGTGGTGTAA